In the Terriglobia bacterium genome, GCTTTGTGGATATTTTTGTGGAGGCGGATATGGGAAGCGAACGCAAACCGTTGAAAAGTATGGAGGCCCTGGGCAGAGTCGAACTGCCGACCAACGGTTTAGGAATACGTAAATCTGGTATAGCAGGGGTGTGCAGAAGTAGCGAAAACGCCAGTATTCATGCGGGTAAAACGCGTCTCTCGCCATTCCTGCTCATTCGTGCAAATCAGTGCTGTATCCACAAAACCCGGCCCGGTTTGTGGATGTTTTTGTGGATTCTACGGTGTCGGCGGTCTCACTCTGTCTACGATGCGAAGAAGTTGGCTGGTGAATATGATGACCTCGGCCGCCTCGGCCGCCTCGCCCGCTTCAGTGGGTACATGACGATGTGCGGTGGAGTTTCGATACACACCAAACGCGCCTGAAAACAAATGGCTCATAGCCTTCTGTTCTGCAATCGGCAACTGCGTATCACACAAAGGACCTGCGGGCAGATTGTTCTCGGCGGACGCGAACGCTGCTCGCATCAACTTCTCGCCGACGAGATCATGTGGAAAGTTCCCCGCGAGGCGTACTGCTACCTCAACCTCTCGGAAACTCTGGAAGATAGCGGTATCGTACTCACCCCTCAGAAATGCGCCGTAGACTCTCGTCGCGATTCGCGGATGCAATTGACCCTTAGGAAGTACCCGGCGTGGGCAGCGGATTAAATCGCGGGAAGATTTTGATTGATGAAAGCCGCCGATTTCCCGATGTCGTCACCTCGTCTCGCTATAAATCCTTCATTGCACAGCCAATCCCAGGCTTCCATCAGCGCAAGTGTCACCCTCTCATCACGACGGCCATACAGTGGCGAGTTTCGAAGGTCATTGAAGAAATTGTAGTGGTGGAGGTCACGAGAATCGGACCGGCTGTTTAGTGCAGCAACAAAACGCCAGCAAGTTCTTCGACTTCCAGCGAGACAAGAACCTCCGGGTCAGGAAATCGCTTCATCTAATCTGATCATTTGTAATTCGTCATTAAGCGTCACGACATCCAGCTACCGCCAGCCGGCGAGCTCCGATGCCGACTCCGCTCGTGTAAGTGCTTCACTATGGCTTCTTGCACCTCCGCCTCACCGACTCCAAAATCCGCTATGGGGAAGCTCTGCCGCTTTGCCGGAGCGCTTTCAGCATATAGCGTAAAAGTGAGCGTCTTTTCAGAGACAGGACGGTTGTCTACGAAAAAATTCCGACTACCCGGGACGCTGGGTGATCCAATTTGCAGTTCGCCATCAAACGTGACCGTCATGTTCACGACATACACCATCGCAGGATAGAGCGTGTGAGCCACATCGAAAACCGGGAATTCCGTGCCCGCCCTGACGGTACATCCCTGTACTCCCGCTACGTGAAATCTAAGGCTATCTGCGATTACACCCAGGCAAGAGTGAGTCACAACAATGTTACCCGCGTTCTTGATTGTGATGACTACCCTCACCGAGAACTTATCTTGGTCACAGCTCGGATGATGTGTCTGAACTTGAAATACTTCCAACCTTGGATGTCTTATTCTGTTACGTATATCCTCGACAATTCGATGGGGCGCGGGAAGCGATTTCGATCCGATACGAACGTAATACAACTTGTCGATAGCTGATTGGTGTGGAGCTCTTTCGCTGTCCGGAATCTCGATCACGTACAGTGCGCTGTCAGGATTGATTTTGGATGGATTTTCGCCTCGTATGTCCAACACCCCAACACCAAGAATTTCGAATTCCGTCAGATGCGGAATGATGTCTTCAAGCCATTCCTTCGTACTTTGACGGCCCTTATGGATTATAGGAATCCCACCGTCAATCTTTCCTTGGTTGTCAACACCCAGGATTAGGTTCCCACCCCCAGTATTGGCAAATGCAGACAATTGCTTCGCGAGTTCTTCTCGCAGCTTGTTCTCGTCGTCGAATATCCGGCTTCCCTTTCGTTCAATTCGATCGTCTTCTCTCGGAAGTCCCTCTATGTATCCCTCGGTCCACTCTGTCGAGGCACCCTTATTAGGCATGAATTCTCCTTTAACGAAGAAGGTCTAATGCATGAGGTCGAGTAGGCTTGAGGCATGAGACTTGCCGGTCAGACGGCCGTGCATCGCGATTGCCTGCGACTCCGTCATGCTGGCAATCAAATCCAAACATGTTCTGATAGTCTCGGCCGGATCTTCTTCAGCTCTCTTTAATCGTTCCTTAAAGAACTGGGGGAATATATTCCAGCGAGATGGTGCTGAGGCGGATTCGCGGAAGACCTCAAAAAGTTCTTGAACAACCCTTCTCTGTCCGTGCTGCTGGGACGCGAGGCCTGAAGCTTCAATAACGTAGGTCCACGTTAACTGCTTGAGCATTTGCACCTCAGCTTTTGGGCCAGCGTCGATATATAGCTGGATTTTGCCGTCATGCTCCCGAAGTGTCGCGCCATTAATGTATCGACCTATCAATACTCCAGTGAAGTCGCGGAGGGCAGCGCGATGGGCAGCAGAGCCGTTATAGGCGGTCTTGATGCGAAAGTACGGAGCTATTGCTTCCGTAAAGGCCACTTGCAGCATCTCCCTCGACGCGAACTCCGGATCTGATGCATTGCGCTCGAAGACGGTTCTAAAGAAGTACTCTCTCTCGGGCGATTGCTTCTCAGAGACAGCAAGCAGATGAATCGGCATCCTACCCGCCCGATAGAAATCTTCGACATCGTGAACTGAGTAAGTAATATCATCGGCCCAATCCATGATTGTCGCTTCCACTGTCCGTTCAAACTTTCCGGGCATCAGGTGTTGAGCGTGCTCAAACGAGGGACGCTCG is a window encoding:
- a CDS encoding ATP-binding protein; this translates as MPNKGASTEWTEGYIEGLPREDDRIERKGSRIFDDENKLREELAKQLSAFANTGGGNLILGVDNQGKIDGGIPIIHKGRQSTKEWLEDIIPHLTEFEILGVGVLDIRGENPSKINPDSALYVIEIPDSERAPHQSAIDKLYYVRIGSKSLPAPHRIVEDIRNRIRHPRLEVFQVQTHHPSCDQDKFSVRVVITIKNAGNIVVTHSCLGVIADSLRFHVAGVQGCTVRAGTEFPVFDVAHTLYPAMVYVVNMTVTFDGELQIGSPSVPGSRNFFVDNRPVSEKTLTFTLYAESAPAKRQSFPIADFGVGEAEVQEAIVKHLHERSRHRSSPAGGSWMS
- the dgt gene encoding dNTP triphosphohydrolase, with the protein product GTVAQRDQRLHDDRPNPTGDDRTPAQRDRDRVLYSSAFRRLAEVTQVVSANSGYVFHNRLTHSLQVAQVGRRLAEKLVLKQPSLAKDVVNPDVVEAACLAHDLGHPPFGHVAEHALNELTKNTGGFEGNAQSFRIVTTLASRRSAYSGLDLTRATLAAILKYPWFRLENPDKKNKWGAYETERPSFEHAQHLMPGKFERTVEATIMDWADDITYSVHDVEDFYRAGRMPIHLLAVSEKQSPEREYFFRTVFERNASDPEFASREMLQVAFTEAIAPYFRIKTAYNGSAAHRAALRDFTGVLIGRYINGATLREHDGKIQLYIDAGPKAEVQMLKQLTWTYVIEASGLASQQHGQRRVVQELFEVFRESASAPSRWNIFPQFFKERLKRAEEDPAETIRTCLDLIASMTESQAIAMHGRLTGKSHASSLLDLMH